TCACAGTAGGCTCACTTGCTACGGTGATTGGGTCAACAGCCTTACTCTCGCTTACAGATCCCGGCATTGAATTTATTAGCCTTCTGCTTGAAGCAACTTCCGCCTTTGCAACGGTGGGGCTTTCAACAGGGATTACAGCTGGCTTGTCCGCTTCAGGGAAACTGGTTCTGATTACGACCATGTACATCGGGCGAGTTGGCATCTTACTTCTGATGGCAGCCTTACTGGGAGAGCCCAAGCGAAGCGCCATCAGATATCCTGAGGAAACTCTGTTGGTCGGCTAGACCAAACTATTGTTCAGTATCTTTACTATTTTGAACCTAAGGAACGACAGGTGAATCTTACATCTCTCAGTTTTTTTAGAAATCTGCGTCCTGACAACAAGCAATTTGCAGTCGTTGGTTTGGGCCGTTTTGGGCGTGCTGTCTCATCAACTCTGCATAGTTTAGGCTACGAAGTGTTGGGGGTGGATGTAGATGAGAAGCGGGTTGCTCAGGTTGCGACTGAGCAACAAGCAGCTCATTGCTTACAGCTAGACTCTACTGATCCCTTAGCTCTTAAGGAATCTGGAATTTTTGAGTTTGACACGGTGATTGTGGCGATTGGCAATTACTTACAAGAAAGCATTATCACTACTCTGCACATCAAAGAGGCTGGGGTTAACCATGTCGTCGCTAAAGCTTCTTCTGACGTTCACGGTACATTGCTGAAAAAAGTGGGAGCCGATCTGGTGGTATATCCAGAATCGGAAATGGGTTGTACTCTGGCTCGCTCGCTCACTCAAACAGGCATTCTAGATCGCTTCGAATTGGACCCTGACAACAGTATCGTTGAGGTCATGGTGCCCGATGAATTCGATGGCAAAACGATTCTAGAATTGAAGCTGCGCAGCCAGTACGGCGTCAGTATTTTAGCAGTTAGCCACAATGACAAGTTTGAAATCAACCCAAACCCGAACCAGCGATTACAGCGAGGCTCGGCCATTGTTGTCATTGGCAGCAATAAAGACATCAGCCGCCTGCCGATTGCCTGCAAGCTAGCAAAATAAATCTAGCCAATACTGCTGCTGACGACCTTGGGTGCGGTCGTTAGCGACCAAACCAGGTTGCCACCTTCTGCCCTACTCGGTTAGCACGCTGGTAGATAGGGGTTGGCAACCAGGGGATTGGAGAAGGCTGATAGCGGTTTTTGCGCCTTAGGGCAGTGTAGTAAACTGGCGTCTCGTCAGCTGGAAACTGGGGGGCTTTCTCAGGCTCCCTCAAGAAGCGGTAGTGTAGATAGACATCCCGGTAGGGAAAGTAGATATTTTCCCCTTGAGCTACTCGCGTCAGAATTTTGGACGTAACACAAATAAAGTGTACATAGGTTAGGCGGATACCCCGATCGAACAGCACACCATCAACATTTTCAAAATGAGGCGATGTGACGCAGTTACCAGCTCTTTGCTCTGCTGGTAAAATTTGCGCCAGATTACAAATTGAGCGGCCCGGACGAATGGCCATGTAATTTGTAATGGTTTGGTCAGGGATTCGGGGCACTAAGGCGGTAATTTCACCACTGCCTAGCTGTTTGAGCAAGCCCTGCATTTCGGCTTCATCAAAGAAACCTTTATGGGAGGCAAAGAAGCCCGCACAAAACACCTTACTGAGTTGCTCTTCTGTGAATAGGTTCAGCTTACGAACGACTTTTAGATCGAAGGCCTGATTGGGTTGGCGGAACATAAAGTCATAGACAACCCAATCATGGTCATCTAACCGTTCAAAAACAACATCAAGAGAGTCAAAAACCAGCGTATCGGCATCAAGAAAGACAAATTTGTCGAAGGGACCATCAAACGCGCAAAATTTACGACGCATGGTGATGCGCCAATAGTCGTTGGGGTCAGAAATTAAGTGATCGCGATACCAATACTGCTTGGCAGTCGGGTGCAGATCCCAGATCTTACGCGTGAACTCATCCCAGCGGTTGATCGAGCTTTGATCGTCAAATAGAGTGACATTTGGTCGGTTGGCAATCTCAGCTTTGACCTGGTCCAGTTGATCGTCGAAGGGAATGATGCAGACTGGAAAGTCAGGACCGACGTTAGCTTCGATACTGTTTAGAAACGCGACCAGTTGGTCATAAACTTTATCATTGGCTAAAGTATAAATTCCATTCATGATCGGTTAGCTGTTCCATTAAGATAGGATGATGGATAGTTGATGCTCAACTGATGCTACTTGGCTTTAGTGCTAGCAGCGTTTTCGAGGGTCTCTAAAGTTTCCAGTAGATGGTTTGTAGAGTAGTAGGCCTCGTTAACTAGCTCATTACGCTCCTCAGAGTTATCTACTAGGCCATCTACTAAGAGCTTGAGAGGGCCAATCATGGAGTTGAGATGGGTGCGAATTTCGTAGGAGGCCTTAGTCAAAGTTTGATATTGTTCAGGATTAATGCAATCTTGTGGACCATCTGAGAATTGCATTGAGTAGAGCCTCATGTAGTACCCCCCCTTCTGCAATAGCTCTTCATGAGTACCGATTTCCACCACTCGGCCTCTTTCCATCACTGCAATCTGATGAGCTTTCTGGACAGTGGAAAGGCGGTGGGCAATCACAAGCATGGTGCGATTTTGGCTAAGGTTATCAATAGCAGCTTGCACCAAGCGCTCTGATACAGTATCCAGGGCACTAGTCGCCTCATCCAGAATTAGAATCTCCGGATTCTGTAAGAGGGCACGAGCAATTGCAATGCGCTGGCGTTGACCACCTGAGAGTAATACCCCTCGGTCTCCGATTGGAGTATCAAAGCCCTGTGGCAGTTGCATAATAAAATCGTAGGCATTAGCGCGCTTAGCCGCTTCAAAAACCTCTGTATCAGTAGAGTTTTCCCAACCATAGGCAATGTTGTTGCGGACCGAATCGTTAAACAGGAACGTGTCTTGATTAACGATACCAATGGCTCGGCGTACCGACCTTACTTCGTAATCTCGCAAGTCAATACCATCTATGGTAATCTCACCACTAGTCGGGTCATAGAAGCGTGGTAACAGATCGGCCAGCGTTGATTTGCCCGCTCCGGAGGCTCCTACTAGCGCCAGGGTCGTCCCCCGTGGTAACCACAAGTCAACATCTTCTAAGACCGGCTTCTCTTGACCGGGATATCCAAACGAAACTTGCTTAAAGGCAATCCCTTTTTCTAATCGAGTGTAGGGGATGGAGCCGTTGGCCATAAACGGCTTATTATCCCGTTGCATAAAGTCGTTGACAATCTCAACGCTGGCAGAAGTATTCGCAAATGCACTACGGGCATTATTAAGCTGTCCGACAATTGGCAGCAAGCGGAAGAGAATAAACAAGTAAGTTAGCAGAACCGCCGAGAGCGACTCAATTTGCCCCGAGAAAAGCCTGCCACCCAAGGCAACAATAGCCAACAGAGCAATTATGCCCGCGACTTCATTGACTGGAGGAATTGCTGAGGAGTTTGCCTGGGACTGAAACTCAGCTTTCTCCCGGGCTCGGATCAGAGCTCTAATGCGTTCGTACTCTCTTTCCTCGTTACCTCTAGATTTAACGAGCCGGATACCACTGATGACATCGAGTACGCTGACTGAGTACTCACGAGATACCACTGATAGGTCTTTACCAAACTGCTTAGAGCGGTTTATAGAATACTGGTTGACCAACCCTACTAGTAGAAGAAACCCTGTTGCAGCAAGCGTCAACTGCCAGGAGATCGTAACCAGCAAACCCGTAAAAACCAGGATTGTAATAATGTTTGTTCCGATCTGGATTGCCGTTCGGATAGCACTAGCCGTTCGACCTGTTTCTCTATCGAGCCGGTTAATAATGTCGCCAACTCTGGACTTTGAATAAAAATCTTGGTCTACCTCCAAGAGCAGGCGCAAACCCTCCTGTCGCATACTGGAAGCTAGTGCTCGCGCTAGGGAAGCAGCCGTCAAGCCATTGGCATAAGTAGCTACATTTTTAAGTACAATCGCCAATAGAATTGCTCCAGCCATCACCAGACTCCGGTAATTTTCATCAATCCCTGAGAAGGAACTGGTGATGGCTTGAATGATGGGAGGCGCGCCCTCAAAACTGACTTCCTGCCCCAAAAAGTTCAGAAGAACGGGCACGATTAGTGTAGTGCTGACCCCATTAAACAGCGCTCCAGAAAAGCCCAGAACAACGGTCAGTACTATCCAAGCAGGATACTTTTTGGCAAATCTCAGGAGTAGCTTGTTAGGAGACACACAGAAGTCCTCGTATGAGTTACCCGGTCGATCAAAGCTATTCAGCCATCTGGGCAGTTCATCTGAATAGTTTAAGTGAGTTAGCGACCACTTGCTGAGTCCACGGCTACTTCGGAATTGGCAGCATTAGCTTGCGATTTCACCGATTGTACTCGATGGGTTGTCAGGTAGCCAGCTAAACTACCGAAGTTGCGAGCTAGTGTAACCACCCCGTAGTTCATAGCTGTACTCAGTAGCTTTTGCTGAAAATTCAGCTGAATACCCATGTCGCTGAGCCGCTGAAAATTGAGCCGTTTGAGTTGGTAGGCTTCCCAGGATAGGTAGTTGACTACCTTCTCCTGGTTTTGAGCACTGAGTTGGCCATTACCATACCCAATTCGCCAAGATTTACGAAACAAAGCCTTGAGATTTTTCCGAGTTGGGTGAGAAATTAGCGCTTTCTCTGCATAAGTAATCTGAAAGCCATGAGCATGAGCTCGACGGCAAAATTCTGAGTCCCCACTAGAAATGAGCGTCTCTGAAAAAGGGCCAATCTGCTCAAAGACTCGCCGGTGAACAAACAAGTTTGCAGTGACTGCAAACCTTCCCCAATTCACATACTCAGCTTGGTTTAGAAATTGACAACTATCTAACCATTCCGCCAATCTAGGCTGCTCGCTAAATCGAAACTGAATCGCCCCCCCGGCTAACTGAAACTCATCACTACTTAAACTCTGAACGCCTTCAAATACCCAGTTCGGCTCAGGCACACAATCATCATCAGTGAAAGCTAGAACTTCTCCCTGGGCTACTTGCAGAGCAGCATTCCGAGCAGCATATGATCCTGGACGTTCCTCTCGCAGGTAACGCACAGATGCCTGAGCCTGAAGTAGGGCAGCAGTTCCATCTGTGGAGTTGTTATCAACAATCAGAATCTCTAAGTTGGGGTATGTCTGGGCCTGCAAAGCAGCTAGTAAAGTTGGCAAGCTATACTCACCGTTGTAAACAGGCACAATCACTGAAACGAGCGGTAAGCTGTCCATTCTTGCTACCCTCAGCCCCCCTTCTGTTGCCATTGTTCGTAGGCTCGTTTCACCAGCTCGCCAGAAGCCAGCGCCGACTCGCGTTCCTGGGCAACTCCAGCGAATAATGCTTGTCGTGACTCAGGTAATGCATTCAGCACTTTATCTGTCAGTTGAATCAACGATTCAGTACAAACATCCTCAATGTCTTGAACCCAGTGCCCGTGACCTAGCCGTTCAAACAGTTCTTGGGTTTTGAATTCGTAGGCAATTGGTAAAACTGGAACACCCGAGCCCAAGGACAAAATTGCCATGTGCATTCGGGTCGAGATGACCAAATCGAAGCCCTTGAGAATGTCAATGAGATCTTTGGGAGAGTGGAACTCTGTGTTGACAGTCACGGAGCTTGCAACTGATTCCGGCAGCATTTTGAAGATTTCTAGACCCACCTTCGAATCATCAGTCCAGTAGCGAGGAACTCCCTGACAAGTTGAGAGATAGGTAATCTCGGCTCCGTACTTCTCCACCAGATGGATGCTGAGGTCCCGAAACGCCTGTAGATATCTCTGCATGCCCAGGGTTGAGTCTATCTTTTTGAAGTATTGCCATTCCCTCACCGATATTGCAACTTTTAAGCGAGCAGAGGAAGAGGCATTAGCGGCGGCCGCAGCTTCCAAAGCTGCAGAATCAGCTAGCGCAAAAACTGCATCTGCGTTGACGTGTAGGTTAGGATTCTGCACGCCTAGCTCAAGTAAATTATTTTTGGATTTCTGATCGCGCAGCAGAACTAGAGCGGCTTGCTCGAAGATTGGCTTCAGAGCCTCCCGATTGAATTGATCGGCAAATGGTCCTAGGGACTGCGTGAAGAAAATCAGCGGTTTTCCCAAGCGCAAGGCAATCTGGTAATCAAAGATTCTGGGCCTCAAACCGTAATTCTCGACCAAATAGGTCCCGCCCGTACTAACGACCAAATCTGCCGACTGATACTCAGTAAAGGCTTGGAACTCAGCCTCAGTGAGTACTTGCTTGGCTAGAGATGTCAAATTGCGGCCTAAACACCAAGCCCCAAAATTCAACCGTGACCAATTGGCAAACTGAGAGATGCGCCGAGTAAATTTCACCTCTGGATAATGCTGAATTTGAAAATAAAGAAGCTTTCGAAAAACAAAATCTGGGTAATACTGGCTTGCAACTTCAGGCTGACTATCAGCAATTACAAATTGTGTGTCATGACCGAAAGACGCTCGCAAAAGCTGAATAATAGAGAGTAGGATTGCTGCGTCTCCACCGTTAAGCGCCACAGTATTGTTAACGATAATCTTCATCGCTTTATCATTTCCACATAGGGCTAACGCATCAATCCTGTACTGACTATAAGGTCTCCTCAGCCTGAGCTGCTAGTTGCTAGACTTTGCATTAAGCTGATTGAGCCGGCGCCCAACCTTACTGGGTATAGCACTAATCAACTGGCTGAAATGCTTCAAGCTGGGCTGCCAATTGGCACGTACTAGTTTTTGAGGGCGCTCCTCCGGTGACTTCAAGTATCGATAATGTAGGAATAAATCACGGTAGGGAATTTTCACATCCTGACCTGCGCACAGCTGATTGAAGTCAGAAGTCGGGATGCTCATGTAGTGTATGTATGTGACGCGACGCCCCTTGTCGTGGAGCACTTGGTCTATGACATCAAACTTGGAAGACCAATGGCTACCAGTAGCTGCTTGAGGATTGTTGTAAGCAAAGTTGTAGTAGGAGATCGCGCTACGCAGGACCATGTAGTTAAGCAACGACTGATCAGGTCCTCGCAGGGCCATTACTTCAGCCTCACCCGCGTTCAAGCTCTCTAGCAAACTAGAAAGCTGCTCAGAGCTGAAAACTTTTCTCTTCGAGGCAAACCAGCCTGCACAGAATAGTTGCGACTCTAGCTGCTCAGCACTAAAAACTTTCAGTAGTTGCTCTTCTGGTGCATCGAAAATGTACTTTCGATCCGATTTATATTGAAAATCATTCGTCACCCAATCGTATTGATCCAATTTCTGATAAACACTGTCCAGAGGCCCCATCAGTAGGGTATCTGCATCGAAGTAGATGAACCTTTCAAAGGGACCGTCCAAGCAACAGAGCTTGCGGTGCATGGCAAGCCGGTAGACTACTGGCTCCGCTTCGGCTTGCCATGCCTTTTGGGCTCTCTTGTGCGCCCGCCATGCTTGAGCTGAGAAGTTTTCCCAATAGGCAATTGAATCTTGGTCTTCAAAAAGGCTCACCTGTGGCCTCTGGCGTAGTTCAGCTCGAACTTTATCCAGTCGGTTGTCATAGGGAACGATACAGATGGGTATCTCTTTACCCGCGTTAGCTTCTATGCTGTTGAGAAGCGCAATCAGCTGGTCGTGGACGACGTCGTTGGCGAGAATGTAGATACCATCTGTCATGAGCAACTCCTTAGCTGGAAGCACGCGCCGTCATAAACGGAAAAAGGCGATTGACTAATTGCTGTAAGGATGAAGGTTTGGTGGGCGTGGGAGGCTTGGGCTCTCTGAGATAGCGGTAGTGTTCCCACAACTCTCGATAAGGTCCTCCAGGACGCATGGGTGAGCCTGCCCAGTGCAGATACTGTAGACGTTTACCCCGGTCATAAAGGATGTGATCTTTCTCCTCGAAATGCTTGGAGCCTGCCCAATTGCCCGGTCCTCCACCCGGAATTCTGACTAAGTTGAAGCGTTTCTCAATCAGCTTGAGGACCATGTAGTTCATAACCGGCTGGTCCGTAGTGCCGTGGGAGAAGTCGAAGTATTCACGATGTTGAGCACATTCACGCAGAACTTCGTACATCTGCTGCTCTGTAATCGTTCCTTTCTTAGATGCCCAAAAACCACTATTAAAAACATCCTGGAGTTGAGCGTCAGTGAAAATGCCCTGCTCTTTGACCAAAGGCGCGAAAACATCCTTTAGCTTCTCGCCTGAGTGATGAAAATCACAGCAGAGAAAGCCATACTCTGAAAGGTGATTGAGATTGTCAGCAATCTTCTCGAAAACAATGATATCGGTGTCAATGTAGAGAAATTCGTCCAGGGGTCCGAACCAGGCGACTAGCTTGCGCATTTTATTGGGCAGAGCTAGGAAATCCCGATCAAACGTCTCAGCCACCACCTGAGTAAACCGATCTAAAAACTCCAAATCCGGATAAACCTGAACCCCGTGCTGCTCTGCTAACGTTTCTGCAATCAGCTGATAGTCGTCATTAAAAGGAATTAGAATGACCGGAATTTCAGGGTCATAGAGGCGAATGCTGTTGAGCAGCGCAATGGCGTTGTCGAGTACCCGGTTGTTGGCGGTAATGTATATGCCTCTAGACATAAAAGTTTCCTTGGTAGCTTAGGGCAAGTGTAGGGGCTCAGGCTGTTTCTGGGTCATGACCGCTTCGTAGCGCTGCCCCATCTGATCCCAGGTGTAGTGGGCTTCCACAAATCTTCGACCCTGGTAGGACAACGAGGCTCTTAACGATGGCTCTTCAAACAGTCGGCAGATGGCACTCAGGTACTCTTCAACCGTATTGGCCCTCAAAGCTCT
The Leptolyngbya sp. FACHB-261 DNA segment above includes these coding regions:
- a CDS encoding Npun_R2821/Npun_R2822 family protein; the encoded protein is MTDGIYILANDVVHDQLIALLNSIEANAGKEIPICIVPYDNRLDKVRAELRQRPQVSLFEDQDSIAYWENFSAQAWRAHKRAQKAWQAEAEPVVYRLAMHRKLCCLDGPFERFIYFDADTLLMGPLDSVYQKLDQYDWVTNDFQYKSDRKYIFDAPEEQLLKVFSAEQLESQLFCAGWFASKRKVFSSEQLSSLLESLNAGEAEVMALRGPDQSLLNYMVLRSAISYYNFAYNNPQAATGSHWSSKFDVIDQVLHDKGRRVTYIHYMSIPTSDFNQLCAGQDVKIPYRDLFLHYRYLKSPEERPQKLVRANWQPSLKHFSQLISAIPSKVGRRLNQLNAKSSN
- a CDS encoding polysaccharide pyruvyl transferase family protein, with the protein product MKIIVNNTVALNGGDAAILLSIIQLLRASFGHDTQFVIADSQPEVASQYYPDFVFRKLLYFQIQHYPEVKFTRRISQFANWSRLNFGAWCLGRNLTSLAKQVLTEAEFQAFTEYQSADLVVSTGGTYLVENYGLRPRIFDYQIALRLGKPLIFFTQSLGPFADQFNREALKPIFEQAALVLLRDQKSKNNLLELGVQNPNLHVNADAVFALADSAALEAAAAANASSSARLKVAISVREWQYFKKIDSTLGMQRYLQAFRDLSIHLVEKYGAEITYLSTCQGVPRYWTDDSKVGLEIFKMLPESVASSVTVNTEFHSPKDLIDILKGFDLVISTRMHMAILSLGSGVPVLPIAYEFKTQELFERLGHGHWVQDIEDVCTESLIQLTDKVLNALPESRQALFAGVAQERESALASGELVKRAYEQWQQKGG
- a CDS encoding NAD-binding protein, which codes for MNLTSLSFFRNLRPDNKQFAVVGLGRFGRAVSSTLHSLGYEVLGVDVDEKRVAQVATEQQAAHCLQLDSTDPLALKESGIFEFDTVIVAIGNYLQESIITTLHIKEAGVNHVVAKASSDVHGTLLKKVGADLVVYPESEMGCTLARSLTQTGILDRFELDPDNSIVEVMVPDEFDGKTILELKLRSQYGVSILAVSHNDKFEINPNPNQRLQRGSAIVVIGSNKDISRLPIACKLAK
- a CDS encoding Npun_R2821/Npun_R2822 family protein, with the translated sequence MNGIYTLANDKVYDQLVAFLNSIEANVGPDFPVCIIPFDDQLDQVKAEIANRPNVTLFDDQSSINRWDEFTRKIWDLHPTAKQYWYRDHLISDPNDYWRITMRRKFCAFDGPFDKFVFLDADTLVFDSLDVVFERLDDHDWVVYDFMFRQPNQAFDLKVVRKLNLFTEEQLSKVFCAGFFASHKGFFDEAEMQGLLKQLGSGEITALVPRIPDQTITNYMAIRPGRSICNLAQILPAEQRAGNCVTSPHFENVDGVLFDRGIRLTYVHFICVTSKILTRVAQGENIYFPYRDVYLHYRFLREPEKAPQFPADETPVYYTALRRKNRYQPSPIPWLPTPIYQRANRVGQKVATWFGR
- a CDS encoding ATP-binding cassette domain-containing protein, with product MSPNKLLLRFAKKYPAWIVLTVVLGFSGALFNGVSTTLIVPVLLNFLGQEVSFEGAPPIIQAITSSFSGIDENYRSLVMAGAILLAIVLKNVATYANGLTAASLARALASSMRQEGLRLLLEVDQDFYSKSRVGDIINRLDRETGRTASAIRTAIQIGTNIITILVFTGLLVTISWQLTLAATGFLLLVGLVNQYSINRSKQFGKDLSVVSREYSVSVLDVISGIRLVKSRGNEEREYERIRALIRAREKAEFQSQANSSAIPPVNEVAGIIALLAIVALGGRLFSGQIESLSAVLLTYLFILFRLLPIVGQLNNARSAFANTSASVEIVNDFMQRDNKPFMANGSIPYTRLEKGIAFKQVSFGYPGQEKPVLEDVDLWLPRGTTLALVGASGAGKSTLADLLPRFYDPTSGEITIDGIDLRDYEVRSVRRAIGIVNQDTFLFNDSVRNNIAYGWENSTDTEVFEAAKRANAYDFIMQLPQGFDTPIGDRGVLLSGGQRQRIAIARALLQNPEILILDEATSALDTVSERLVQAAIDNLSQNRTMLVIAHRLSTVQKAHQIAVMERGRVVEIGTHEELLQKGGYYMRLYSMQFSDGPQDCINPEQYQTLTKASYEIRTHLNSMIGPLKLLVDGLVDNSEERNELVNEAYYSTNHLLETLETLENAASTKAK
- a CDS encoding glycosyltransferase family 2 protein codes for the protein MDSLPLVSVIVPVYNGEYSLPTLLAALQAQTYPNLEILIVDNNSTDGTAALLQAQASVRYLREERPGSYAARNAALQVAQGEVLAFTDDDCVPEPNWVFEGVQSLSSDEFQLAGGAIQFRFSEQPRLAEWLDSCQFLNQAEYVNWGRFAVTANLFVHRRVFEQIGPFSETLISSGDSEFCRRAHAHGFQITYAEKALISHPTRKNLKALFRKSWRIGYGNGQLSAQNQEKVVNYLSWEAYQLKRLNFQRLSDMGIQLNFQQKLLSTAMNYGVVTLARNFGSLAGYLTTHRVQSVKSQANAANSEVAVDSASGR
- a CDS encoding Npun_R2821/Npun_R2822 family protein yields the protein MSRGIYITANNRVLDNAIALLNSIRLYDPEIPVILIPFNDDYQLIAETLAEQHGVQVYPDLEFLDRFTQVVAETFDRDFLALPNKMRKLVAWFGPLDEFLYIDTDIIVFEKIADNLNHLSEYGFLCCDFHHSGEKLKDVFAPLVKEQGIFTDAQLQDVFNSGFWASKKGTITEQQMYEVLRECAQHREYFDFSHGTTDQPVMNYMVLKLIEKRFNLVRIPGGGPGNWAGSKHFEEKDHILYDRGKRLQYLHWAGSPMRPGGPYRELWEHYRYLREPKPPTPTKPSSLQQLVNRLFPFMTARASS